The Cystobacter ferrugineus genome window below encodes:
- a CDS encoding non-ribosomal peptide synthetase, which translates to MTPGELLAHAAGLGVRLWVENGRLRFQAPAGVMNPELQSRLAASRAELISLLGQLQGPTTAGAPMERVAREGPLALSFAQQRLWFQEQLHPEAPANNLTGAVVLSGPLDIPALGEALAALVARHESLRTTLGETGGVPHQRVGAPWRPLLAPEALAGPSDGDRLEQARQVARDESARRFDLGREPPLRVRLLRLDAQRFVLVLSLHHIAADGVGLQVLEHDLAVLYRASRSGSGSSLPPLPTQVADFAAWQRRWVEGPEYTAQLVYWKRQLAGLSPVELPTDHPRQRVSSMRGAEVRLPLLSGPQARRLRALGHAEGATSYMVLLAALGVVLRRWTRQEDLVVGGAAANRHRPGLEGILGFFINLLLLRLDVGGNPRFRELVRRVRQVCVEAYSHQDLPFDRLVDALQPDRERGDSPFYRVALAVSDTPWMPGHGLKLEGLESQPLDFPRGVLDLELHLWVYDTEDGMTGRLEYAVDLYSEATARRLLEGFRLVLEAVVEAPDRPIHGLSVLGERERELQLSAWNHTGRTYPRDSTVHALFAERARRCAQAPAVRYGDRELTYGELEARAHRLARGLAARGVRRGDFVALRLERSPELIVSMLAVLEAGAAYVPLDPSYPVPRQELMLRDSGARLVLHLGPLPFSPACSTLDLGVWDASSDAPDVPVLPEGSADDLAYVIYTSGSTGQPKGVAVTHRAISRLVLGTDYVQLTPEDRMAQASNASFDAATFEIWGALLNGALLVGLSQEQTVSPSRLAEALRAQRVSVLFVTTALFNHVAREQPEAFACLGSLLFGGEAVDPVSVRRVLEQGAPRRLLHVYGPTENTTFSTFHLVASAPLPGQTVPIGMPIAHSRAYVLDEGLQPVPVGAIGELYLGGEGLALGYLGRPEATAERFVPDPHSSVPGGRLYRTGDLARRREDGAVLFVGRVDRQVKLRGFRVEPAEIEAHLREHAGVAAVAVEPRGEGSARRLLAYLVPHPGHHPGTDELRAFLRARLPEYMIPAGFCLLDALPLTPNGKLDRAALPEPLPAGPSPEQAPLVPPRGPIESLLVEIWRDVLGVPRVSAHDDFFFLGGHSLQATRIVSRLREALRVEVPLRSFFDAPRLSELAAQVQHLLGSGQQRPELLAAPRPSRLPLSFAQQRLWFLQQLAPHGTAYHILDAWRFHGAPEDGALERALARLVRRHESLRTTFEVHEGSPQQRLHATVEVPLRRVELRSHGARAWDEAVRWMRAEALRPLPLTEGPLLRVSLLRLADAEHLLFLELHHIIADGWSLGVWCRELSALYEAELNGAPDPLPPLPVQYADFALWQRDWLRGAVLEAELGHWRERLAGLSPLRLPADYVRPEVQGFNGAAHRFTLPAPLVRALRGLGHEQGASLFMVLLSAFKALLSRYSGQRDIAVGVPIANRTRGEVEGLIGFFVNTLVLRTRFEDDPSFRELLARVRESTLEAYAHQDVPFERIVEELQPERQANQNPLVQVIFALQNAPREPLRLGGLEGEHLEYLVATTRFDLELHLWEEGEVLSGIAVYDRELFGARTVEHLVEAWRTLLEGVARNTGTRVSALPLVARQEPREAPPALPVELEESIGSRFSSVARRRADAIALTQEGRHLSYAELEERSERLARRLVDGGVRPGDRVGLVSERSMARIIGLLAILKAGAAYVPLELRQPVARLGQLIDAAGVRCVLAAGPALAELEALGRPLTLVDVEAVPPDAPALASGQAPGGDALAYVLFTSGSTGAPKGVCVPHRAVLRLVHAPSYVHLSEQEVVLHYAPLEFDASTFEIWGALLNGARLVLMPPGQQSLERLGREIRSEQVSTLWLTAGLFRLMVDEQLESLRGVRQLLAGGDVLPVPQVNRLCAMLPGCRLINGYGPTECCTFVCCHTVEELMAPGGSVPIGTPIDVGQARVLDERLEPVPEGAPGELCIAGPGLAWGYLGDPALTAERFVPDPLARVAGARVYRTGDRVRLRPEGTLEFLGRLDQQLKVRGFRIEPGEVEAAVLTHPGVQSAVVVGREGPGGLKELVCYATPRVEAPATGEGSEQEGRLVREWESVFEHHLYREAAVGGSPTFNIVGWKSSYTGEPVPAEQMRDWLRHRVERVRHLAPRSILEVGCGTGLMLFALLPHCERYVGTDFSQSALDYVGQHLPAEARPRVELLCRAADDWSGLAPRAFDAVVINSVVQYFPSEAHLRTVLEHCIDAAAEGGSVFVGDVRSLPLLEAFHASVELERVGPTASLGEWRERVRRAVLEDNELVIDPAFFVALAHAHPRVRHVDIELTRGTHPNEMSRFRYNAVLHIGSEAAPSEAAPVEWLAWNAPGVDLEALRERLRREPRPLGVASIPNARVLPASRAAEALRPAGGVRRMEDLRRLVAQGEPEAQEPDLFWELAESLGYVAGVSWSPAREDGAFDVLFLPASLGTRPRWLGPTPLGRLPPEAWAGQRLASEPRRARLSLGLGNTLRAHLQARLPDFLVPSRFVVLHALPLTPNGKVDRAALPHPEPVRMDPAALVSPSNDMEQLIADVWRETLGLEAVDRQDNFFDVGGHSLLLVQVCSRLEARLGRRIELVTLFRFSSIASLAEHLTASTAPRAELAQVQRNAAERASRQQQAAQQRRARPNRGAPHDA; encoded by the coding sequence TTGACCCCGGGAGAATTGCTCGCGCACGCCGCCGGGTTGGGCGTGCGGCTATGGGTGGAGAACGGACGGCTGCGGTTCCAGGCTCCCGCCGGGGTGATGAATCCCGAGTTGCAGTCCCGGCTGGCCGCCTCGCGCGCGGAGTTGATCTCCCTGCTGGGACAGCTCCAGGGCCCCACCACGGCCGGGGCTCCCATGGAGCGGGTGGCTCGCGAGGGTCCGCTGGCGCTCTCCTTCGCCCAGCAGCGGCTGTGGTTCCAGGAGCAGCTCCACCCCGAGGCTCCCGCCAACAACCTGACGGGCGCGGTCGTGCTCTCGGGTCCGCTCGACATTCCCGCGCTGGGCGAGGCCCTGGCCGCGCTGGTGGCCCGGCACGAGTCGCTGCGCACCACCCTGGGCGAGACCGGTGGTGTTCCCCATCAACGCGTGGGCGCGCCCTGGCGGCCCCTGCTCGCGCCGGAGGCACTCGCCGGTCCGTCGGACGGCGACCGTCTGGAACAGGCTCGTCAGGTGGCCCGGGATGAGTCCGCGCGCCGCTTCGACCTCGGGCGCGAGCCTCCCCTGCGCGTGCGCCTGCTGCGTCTGGACGCCCAGCGCTTCGTGCTCGTGCTCAGCCTGCACCACATCGCCGCGGATGGCGTGGGCCTGCAGGTGCTCGAGCATGACCTGGCGGTGCTCTATCGCGCGTCGCGCTCGGGCTCCGGCTCCTCGTTGCCCCCCCTGCCCACGCAGGTGGCCGACTTCGCCGCATGGCAGCGGCGCTGGGTGGAGGGCCCCGAGTACACGGCCCAGCTCGTCTACTGGAAGCGCCAGCTCGCTGGGCTCTCGCCCGTGGAGCTGCCCACGGACCATCCCCGGCAGCGCGTCTCGTCGATGCGCGGCGCGGAGGTGCGCCTGCCCCTGCTCTCCGGCCCCCAGGCGCGGCGGCTGCGCGCGCTCGGCCATGCGGAGGGGGCCACGTCCTATATGGTGCTGCTCGCCGCCCTGGGCGTGGTCCTGCGGCGCTGGACGCGGCAGGAGGACCTCGTCGTCGGCGGCGCCGCCGCCAACCGCCACCGTCCGGGACTCGAGGGCATCCTCGGCTTCTTCATCAACCTGCTGCTGCTGCGTCTGGACGTGGGCGGCAACCCACGCTTCCGCGAGCTCGTGCGGCGCGTCCGTCAGGTCTGCGTGGAGGCGTACTCCCACCAGGATCTGCCCTTCGACCGGCTCGTCGACGCCCTCCAGCCCGACCGCGAGCGTGGAGACAGTCCCTTCTACCGCGTGGCGCTCGCCGTCAGCGACACCCCGTGGATGCCAGGCCATGGCTTGAAGCTGGAGGGGCTCGAGTCCCAGCCCCTCGACTTCCCCCGGGGCGTGTTGGACCTGGAGCTGCATCTCTGGGTCTACGACACCGAGGACGGGATGACGGGCCGGCTCGAATACGCCGTGGACCTGTACTCGGAGGCCACCGCCCGGCGGCTGCTGGAGGGCTTCCGCCTGGTGCTGGAGGCCGTGGTGGAGGCCCCGGATCGCCCCATCCACGGGCTGTCCGTGCTCGGCGAGCGTGAGCGCGAGCTCCAGCTATCCGCGTGGAACCACACCGGGCGGACCTATCCTCGCGACTCCACCGTCCACGCCCTGTTCGCGGAGCGCGCCCGGCGGTGCGCCCAGGCCCCCGCGGTGCGCTACGGCGACCGCGAGCTGACGTATGGGGAGCTGGAGGCACGCGCCCACCGGCTCGCCCGGGGACTCGCGGCGCGAGGGGTGCGCCGGGGAGATTTCGTCGCCCTGCGCCTGGAGCGCTCGCCGGAGCTCATCGTCTCCATGCTGGCGGTGCTCGAGGCGGGCGCGGCCTATGTGCCGCTCGATCCCTCCTACCCCGTGCCGCGCCAGGAGCTCATGCTCCGCGACAGCGGTGCGCGCCTGGTGCTGCACCTCGGGCCCCTGCCCTTCTCCCCCGCCTGCTCCACGCTGGACCTCGGTGTCTGGGACGCCTCGTCCGATGCCCCCGATGTCCCGGTGCTCCCCGAGGGCTCCGCGGACGATCTCGCCTACGTCATCTACACCTCCGGCTCCACCGGACAGCCCAAGGGCGTGGCCGTCACCCACCGCGCCATCTCGCGGTTGGTGCTCGGCACCGACTACGTCCAGCTCACCCCCGAGGATCGGATGGCCCAGGCCTCCAACGCCTCGTTCGATGCCGCCACCTTCGAGATCTGGGGCGCGCTGCTCAACGGGGCACTGCTCGTGGGGTTGTCCCAGGAGCAGACCGTCTCCCCGAGCCGGCTGGCCGAGGCCCTCCGCGCGCAGCGGGTGTCCGTGCTGTTCGTCACCACCGCCCTCTTCAACCACGTGGCGCGCGAGCAGCCAGAGGCCTTCGCCTGCCTGGGCTCGCTCCTCTTCGGTGGAGAAGCGGTGGACCCCGTCAGTGTCCGGCGCGTGCTCGAGCAGGGGGCTCCGCGACGGTTGCTGCACGTGTACGGGCCCACGGAGAACACCACCTTCTCCACCTTCCACCTCGTGGCGTCCGCGCCCCTTCCGGGCCAGACGGTGCCCATCGGCATGCCCATCGCCCACTCCCGGGCGTACGTGTTGGATGAGGGGCTCCAGCCCGTTCCCGTGGGCGCCATCGGCGAGCTGTACCTGGGCGGAGAGGGGCTGGCGCTCGGCTACCTGGGCCGGCCCGAGGCCACGGCCGAGCGCTTCGTGCCGGATCCCCACTCGTCCGTGCCCGGCGGCCGGCTCTACCGCACGGGAGACCTGGCCCGCCGCCGCGAGGACGGTGCCGTGCTCTTCGTGGGCCGCGTGGACCGGCAGGTGAAGCTGCGCGGCTTCCGCGTGGAGCCCGCGGAGATCGAGGCCCACCTGCGCGAACACGCCGGGGTGGCGGCGGTGGCCGTGGAACCGCGTGGCGAGGGCTCCGCGCGGCGGCTGCTGGCCTACCTCGTCCCGCACCCGGGTCACCATCCCGGGACCGACGAGCTGCGCGCCTTCCTGCGCGCTCGGCTGCCGGAGTACATGATTCCGGCGGGCTTCTGCCTGCTCGACGCGCTCCCCCTCACCCCCAACGGCAAGCTGGATCGCGCCGCGCTGCCGGAGCCCCTCCCCGCCGGTCCGAGCCCGGAGCAGGCGCCGCTCGTTCCTCCCCGGGGACCCATCGAGTCCCTGCTGGTGGAGATCTGGCGCGACGTGCTCGGCGTGCCCCGGGTGTCCGCCCACGATGACTTCTTCTTCCTGGGAGGCCACTCGCTCCAGGCCACGCGCATCGTCTCCCGCCTGCGCGAGGCGCTCCGGGTGGAGGTGCCCCTGCGCTCCTTCTTCGACGCGCCCCGGCTCTCGGAGCTGGCCGCCCAGGTGCAGCACCTGCTCGGCAGCGGACAACAGCGGCCCGAGCTGCTCGCTGCCCCGCGGCCCTCGCGCCTGCCGTTGTCCTTCGCCCAGCAGCGGCTGTGGTTCCTCCAGCAGCTCGCGCCTCACGGCACCGCCTACCACATCCTCGATGCCTGGCGGTTCCACGGCGCCCCCGAGGATGGGGCCCTGGAGCGGGCGCTCGCCCGGCTCGTGCGCCGACACGAGTCGCTGCGGACCACCTTCGAGGTCCACGAGGGCTCGCCCCAGCAGCGCCTCCATGCCACGGTCGAGGTGCCCTTGCGGCGGGTGGAGCTGCGCTCTCATGGCGCGCGCGCCTGGGACGAGGCGGTGCGATGGATGCGCGCCGAGGCGCTCCGGCCCCTGCCGCTGACCGAGGGGCCCCTCCTGCGCGTGTCCCTGCTGCGGCTCGCGGACGCCGAGCACCTGTTGTTCCTCGAGCTGCACCACATCATCGCGGATGGTTGGTCGCTGGGTGTCTGGTGCCGTGAGCTGTCCGCGCTGTACGAGGCCGAGCTCAACGGCGCGCCCGACCCCCTGCCGCCGCTGCCGGTGCAGTACGCGGACTTCGCCCTGTGGCAGCGCGACTGGTTGCGGGGGGCCGTCCTGGAGGCGGAGCTGGGCCACTGGCGGGAGCGGCTCGCGGGACTGTCCCCCTTGCGCCTGCCCGCCGACTACGTCCGCCCGGAGGTCCAGGGCTTCAACGGCGCGGCCCACCGCTTCACGCTTCCGGCCCCGCTCGTGCGGGCCCTGCGGGGGCTCGGGCACGAGCAGGGTGCCTCGCTCTTCATGGTGTTGCTGTCCGCCTTCAAGGCGCTGCTGTCGCGCTACTCCGGCCAGCGGGACATCGCCGTGGGCGTGCCCATCGCCAACCGCACGCGCGGCGAGGTGGAGGGACTCATCGGCTTCTTCGTCAACACGCTCGTGCTGCGCACCCGCTTCGAGGATGACCCCAGCTTCCGGGAGCTGCTCGCGCGCGTGCGCGAGAGCACGCTGGAGGCCTACGCCCACCAGGACGTGCCCTTCGAGCGCATCGTCGAGGAGCTCCAGCCCGAGCGGCAGGCCAACCAGAATCCCCTCGTCCAGGTCATCTTCGCGCTCCAGAACGCGCCCCGCGAGCCGTTGCGCCTGGGCGGCCTGGAGGGCGAGCACCTGGAGTATCTGGTGGCCACCACGCGCTTCGACCTGGAACTGCACCTGTGGGAGGAGGGCGAGGTCCTCAGTGGCATCGCCGTCTATGACCGCGAGCTGTTCGGCGCGCGCACCGTGGAGCATCTGGTGGAGGCCTGGCGCACGCTGCTGGAGGGCGTGGCCCGGAACACCGGCACCCGGGTATCGGCGCTCCCCCTGGTGGCTCGCCAGGAGCCCCGAGAGGCGCCCCCCGCGCTCCCTGTCGAGCTCGAGGAGTCCATTGGCTCCCGCTTCTCCTCCGTGGCCCGGCGGCGGGCGGACGCCATCGCCCTCACCCAGGAAGGACGGCACCTGTCCTACGCCGAACTGGAAGAGCGCTCGGAGCGGTTGGCCCGGAGGCTCGTGGACGGGGGCGTGCGTCCGGGAGACCGGGTGGGCCTCGTCTCCGAGCGGAGCATGGCCCGCATCATCGGCCTGCTCGCCATCCTCAAGGCCGGTGCCGCCTACGTGCCGTTGGAGCTCCGCCAGCCCGTGGCCCGGCTCGGCCAGCTCATCGACGCCGCCGGCGTGCGGTGCGTGCTCGCCGCGGGCCCCGCCCTGGCCGAGCTCGAGGCCCTGGGCCGCCCGCTCACCCTGGTGGACGTCGAGGCCGTGCCTCCCGACGCCCCGGCGCTCGCCTCCGGTCAGGCCCCGGGCGGAGACGCGCTCGCCTACGTCCTCTTCACCTCCGGCTCCACGGGCGCGCCCAAGGGCGTCTGCGTCCCCCACCGCGCGGTGCTGCGGCTCGTTCATGCCCCCTCCTACGTCCACCTGTCCGAGCAGGAGGTGGTGCTGCACTACGCGCCCCTGGAGTTCGACGCCTCCACCTTCGAGATCTGGGGCGCGTTGCTCAACGGGGCGCGGCTCGTGTTGATGCCGCCGGGTCAGCAGTCCCTGGAGCGGCTGGGCCGGGAGATCCGCTCCGAGCAGGTCTCCACCCTGTGGCTCACCGCCGGGCTCTTCCGGCTCATGGTGGACGAGCAGCTGGAGAGTCTGCGCGGCGTGCGCCAGTTGCTCGCGGGCGGCGACGTGTTGCCGGTGCCCCAGGTCAATCGCCTGTGTGCCATGCTCCCCGGCTGCCGCCTCATCAACGGCTACGGCCCCACCGAGTGCTGCACCTTCGTGTGCTGCCACACCGTGGAGGAGCTGATGGCGCCGGGCGGCTCGGTGCCGATCGGGACGCCCATCGACGTGGGCCAGGCCCGGGTGCTGGACGAGCGGCTGGAGCCCGTGCCCGAAGGCGCACCGGGCGAGCTGTGCATCGCGGGCCCCGGCCTCGCGTGGGGCTACCTGGGCGACCCGGCGCTCACCGCCGAGCGCTTCGTTCCGGATCCCCTCGCCCGGGTTGCCGGCGCGCGCGTCTACCGCACGGGAGACCGGGTGCGGCTGCGGCCCGAAGGGACGCTCGAGTTCCTGGGCCGGTTGGATCAGCAGCTCAAGGTGCGCGGCTTCCGCATCGAGCCGGGCGAGGTGGAGGCCGCGGTGCTCACCCATCCCGGCGTGCAGTCCGCCGTGGTCGTGGGCCGCGAGGGCCCTGGGGGCCTCAAAGAGCTGGTCTGCTACGCCACGCCCCGCGTGGAGGCCCCCGCCACGGGCGAGGGCTCCGAGCAGGAGGGGCGGCTCGTGCGCGAGTGGGAGTCGGTGTTCGAGCACCACCTCTACCGCGAGGCGGCCGTGGGCGGCTCGCCCACCTTCAACATCGTCGGCTGGAAGAGCAGCTACACCGGCGAGCCCGTGCCCGCCGAGCAGATGCGCGACTGGCTGCGCCACCGCGTGGAGCGCGTGCGGCACCTGGCGCCCCGCTCCATCCTGGAGGTCGGCTGCGGCACGGGGCTCATGCTCTTCGCGCTGCTGCCCCACTGCGAGCGCTACGTGGGCACGGACTTCTCCCAGTCCGCGCTCGACTACGTCGGCCAGCACCTGCCCGCCGAGGCGCGCCCCCGCGTCGAGCTGCTGTGCCGCGCGGCGGATGACTGGAGCGGCCTGGCTCCCCGCGCGTTCGACGCGGTGGTCATCAACTCGGTGGTGCAGTACTTCCCCTCCGAGGCGCACTTGCGGACGGTGCTCGAGCACTGCATCGACGCCGCCGCGGAGGGCGGAAGCGTCTTCGTGGGCGACGTGCGCAGCCTTCCCCTGCTGGAGGCCTTCCACGCGTCCGTGGAGCTGGAGCGCGTGGGGCCCACCGCCTCGCTCGGCGAATGGCGGGAGCGGGTGCGGCGCGCGGTGCTGGAGGACAACGAGCTGGTCATCGATCCGGCGTTCTTCGTGGCGCTGGCCCACGCCCACCCCCGCGTGCGGCACGTGGACATCGAGCTGACGCGTGGCACGCATCCCAACGAGATGTCCCGCTTCCGCTACAACGCCGTGCTGCACATCGGCTCGGAGGCTGCGCCGTCCGAGGCTGCTCCGGTGGAGTGGCTGGCGTGGAACGCTCCGGGGGTGGATCTGGAAGCGCTCCGGGAGCGGTTGCGGCGCGAACCCCGTCCCCTGGGCGTGGCCTCCATTCCCAACGCGCGCGTGCTGCCCGCGAGCCGAGCCGCCGAGGCACTGCGCCCGGCCGGGGGCGTGCGGCGCATGGAGGACTTGCGCCGGCTCGTGGCCCAGGGCGAGCCCGAGGCCCAGGAGCCCGACCTGTTCTGGGAGCTGGCCGAGTCCCTCGGTTACGTGGCCGGGGTGAGCTGGTCTCCCGCGCGGGAGGATGGGGCCTTCGACGTGCTCTTCCTGCCCGCTTCCCTGGGAACGCGGCCCCGGTGGTTGGGTCCCACGCCGCTCGGACGGCTCCCGCCCGAGGCCTGGGCGGGCCAGCGTCTGGCCTCCGAGCCCCGGCGGGCCCGCCTCTCCCTGGGGTTGGGCAACACCCTGCGCGCGCACCTCCAGGCGCGGCTGCCGGACTTCCTGGTGCCCTCGCGCTTCGTCGTCCTGCACGCCCTGCCGCTCACGCCCAACGGCAAGGTGGACCGCGCCGCCCTGCCCCACCCCGAGCCCGTCCGCATGGACCCGGCCGCGCTGGTGTCTCCCAGCAACGACATGGAGCAGCTCATCGCCGACGTGTGGCGGGAGACGCTCGGGCTGGAGGCCGTGGACCGGCAGGACAACTTCTTCGACGTGGGAGGCCACTCGCTGCTGCTGGTCCAGGTCTGTAGCCGGCTGGAGGCCCGGCTGGGCCGGCGCATCGAGCTGGTGACGCTCTTCCGCTTCTCCTCCATCGCCAGCCTGGCCGAGCACCTCACCGCCTCCACGGCGCCGCGAGCGGAGCTGGCCCAGGTGCAACGCAACGCCGCCGAGCGCGCCTCGCGGCAGCAGCAGGCCGCCCAGCAGCGCCGGGCCCGTCCCAACCGAGGAGCACCCCATGACGCGTAG